CATGTATGACACCCGTTTACGATTGGCAAATCAGGTAGTAGAGGAAGTTAAAATGCACTTCCAGCAACTGGTATTCGATACCATTATCCATAGAAATACAAAATTAGGGGAGGCTCCATCCTTTGGGCAGACCATTATTATGCACGATGCCACTGGAAAGGGTGCAATTAATTACTTGAATTTGGCTAGAGAAATTCTCGAAAAGAATGAATTACTAAGTCCAAAAAAGAAGAAAAAATCTACGGTGAAATCATAGTATGGCAAAGAAACAAGCATTAGGTAGAGGATTAGGCGCGTTGCTTAAGAATGAAGAAACCGATATCACCTCAAAATACTCTAAACAAAAGGATCCATCAACCGTTGGGTCTGTTGCTTTAATCTCTTTAAGCAGCATAGAAACTAACCCTTTTCAACCTCGTACAACTTTTGAGGAAGAAGCACTAAAAGAATTAGCTGACTCCATTAAGCAACTCGGTGTAATCCAACCAATTACGGTAAGAAAACTGGGGTACGATAAGTTTCAGCTTATTTCGGGGGAAAGAAGATTTAGAGCGTCGAAAATGGCTGGGCTGGAAGAAATTCCTGCCTATGTTAGAATTGCCAACGACCAAAGTATGTTGGAAATGGCGATTGTGGAAAACGTACAACGCCAAGATCTTGACGCTATTGAAGTTGCACTTTCCTACCAACGACTAATTGATGAATGCAAGCTAACCCAAGAAGAACTTGGAGAGCGCGTTGGAAAAAACAGAACTACAGTAACCAATTACCTAAGACTTCTAAAGCTTCCAGAAGAAGTACAAGCAGCTATCATGCTTCGCAAAATCTCTATGGGGCACGCAAGAGCCCTTTTGGGAACTACTGACAAGGAGTTACAAGTTGCCATTCTAGAAGAAATTCTTTCCGAAGGGTTATCGGTAAGAGCGGTGGAAGAGTTGGTTAGAAACCAAAATATCGCTGAAAAAGAAGGTAAAAAAGTTAGTCCTAGTAGTAAAAAGTCTAAGGGCGAACAAAGAGAACCTACCGAAATAGAACAGTCTGTTGCTCAAACTTTTACCGAAAAATTCGGCTTTACATCCAGCCTTAAATGTGGCCCAAAAGGAAAAGGAAAGCTTGAGATTAATTACAAAAACCCAGAACAATTAAAGAAGCTATTGGAGCTTTTATCTTAGTTATGCTGCGGTATTTTTTTCTTTCGGTTCTTATCATTTCATCTCATTTTGCATTTTCCCAGCGCATAGAAAATGCGAAGGGGGTAGAAAAGCGAAATGAGGTTTTTGCCAAGGAAAAATCACCGCACACGGCTTCTATTTTATCGGCAGCTTTTCCAGGTGCTGGGCACCTATACATTGGACAGTGGTATAAATCTGCAATTATTTGGGCCGGAATTGGGGGAGGCATTTACGCTATCAATTTCAATTCCAAGCTCCATAAAGAACACAAGCAGGCTTATATCGCGAGATTGGATGATGACCCAAACACCAATGCAACTGGTGTTTATGCCACAGCAGACATTAACAGCCTTAAGGAGAATATGGATTTCTACAGGAAAAATAGAGATCTAAGTATCATTCTTACCTCCTTTGGCTATGTATTAAATATTATTTGGGCCACAGTGGATACCCACCTACTATACTTCGATATTTCTGATGATATCAGCCTAAATATCCGCCCATCACTAAACTATTTCGATAAACCTAACACGGGAATTACTTTAGCACTTACTCTAAAATAACTATGTCGAATCCTTCTTACAAAATTGCCCTCATTGGATACGGAAAAATGGGGAAGACCATTGAACAACTTGCAATTTCAATGGGACATAACATTGTTGCAAAATTCGACAGCAACAACCCTCTAACCGAAGAAAAACTATTAGCTTCTAGTGCCGACTTTGCAATAGAATTTACACGTCCGGAAGCTGCTGCAGAAAACATATCCATTTGTGCCAAAGCACAAGTACCTGTTGCTGTTGGTACAACGGGCTGGTTAAATAAACTGCCAGAAGTTAAAGCTACATTGGAGGCCAACTCCAGCAAAATGCTGTATGCCAGCAATTTTAGTATTGGGGTAAATATTTTATTCGAAATCAACCGAAAACTGGCCTCCATCATGAGCTCCTTTCCGGAGTACGGTGTAGAAATTGAAGAGGTACACCATACTCAAAAGCTAGACGCCCCGTCTGGAACGGCAATTTCCCTTGCTGAGGGAATCCTTGATAATATTCCAGATCTAAACGGTTGGTCGCTTCATGAAAATTTGAAGGAAGACGCCGATGATATTCCAATTAAAGCCATTAGGCAAGACGATGTAAAGGGGATACACCATGTGACCTACACATCCTCTATTGATAAAATTGAAATTAGCCACGAAGCCTTCAATAGAAATGGGTTTGCACAGGGATCTATCCTAGCGGGTATCTTCCTTTGTAAACAAAAAGAAGCTGGCGTTTACACCATTAAAGATTTCTTTAAAAGCTTATAAAACATGTCCGCATATATAGTCCTAGCACTAATTTTTATTACCCAATTAATAGCTCTCCCCTATTTTTTTGCAAAGGCAGGAAGAAAGGCTTGGGAAGGTGCCATCCCCTTTTACAATTGGCTTATTTGGACCAAAGTAATTCAAAAGCCTTGGTACTGGGCGCTTATCATGCTTTTCCCGGGTGTAAACATCCTAATGTTGGCGGTGTTAAATGTAGAATTAGCAAATGCCTTCAACCAACGTAAAATACAGGATCACCTCCTCGCCATATTTCTCCCATTTATTTACCTGCCCTACCTCGCTTTTTCAGTTAAACCTGAATATGTTGGACCAATAGACTGGAAAAACAAGAAAAAAGGAATAGCACGAGAGTGGGGACACGCCATTGTATTCGCGGTAATTGCGGCATCGTTAATTAGAGGCTATGCTATTGAGGCCTACACCATCCCAACAGGATCTATGGAAAAAAGCCTATTAATTGGCGACTATCTGTTTGTATCCAAACTAAGCTATGGCCCCAGAATTCCAGAAACCCCGTTAAGCATTCCTTTTACACACCATACTATACCAGGAACAGACGGGATGAAATCATTCACCGATTGGCTTTCCTTTCCATATTTCCGATTACCTGGATTAGGTAAGGTAGAAAGATTCGACCCAGTAGTGTTCAATTTTGCCCCAGGTGATACGGTAATTGTGGATATGCAACAGCAAGACTTAGGCCAAAATTCCCGTGATATGGCTGTAAGGTTAAATAGAGCCTCTCGCCCGGTTACCGACCAACAGGTAAAAGCAGCTAAGCAATACCTATTAAATAATAAGGACTGGGTAGTAAGACCAAACGACAAAAAAGAGAATTATATCAAGCGTTGTATTGGTATGCCTGGAGACACCTTAAAAATTGTTGACGCCCAGGTTTTTATCGATGGTAAAGCCATTGAAAACCCTGAAAATTACCAACAAGCATATAACGTTCTTTCTTCCACTCCCCTGAACAGATCGGTCTTAAAAAGAAGGTTTAATATTAATTCCAATGATGTTTTCGAAGGGATGAATGGAAGAGAGTACAATGTACCTCTAAATCCAAGAGATGCCGACAAACTAAAGGAAATACCTGGGGTAATTGCGGTAGAACAAGAAATTTCAGAAAAACGAAGTACTCCACCTGCAAACATGCCCATTTTCCCAAACGATCCTGGGTTTAACTGGACAGAAGACAATTTTGGACCCTTATACATCCCTAAAAAAGGAGCAACCATTAATTTAAATCTTGGGCTTTTACCGTTGTACGAAACGGTTATAAGAAAGTATGAAGGCAATGATTTGAAGGTGAAGAAAGGGAAAATTTACATTAACGGGGAGCAAACGAGCAAGTACACATTTAAAATGGATTACTATTTTATGATGGGTGATAACCGCCACCGAAGCGCAGACTCGAGATACTGGGGCTTTGTTCCAGAGAATCACGTTGTGGGTAAAGCGGTATTTATTTGGTTCTCTACAGACCCAGAAACGGGAATTAGATGGGATAGAATTTTTTCTTTCGCCAACTAAACCCACTTAATGATTAAAAGTAAAAAAGCCGGCAAATGCCGGCTTTTCTGTTATTTTCCAAATACTCCTTTTGGTTGTTGAGTTTGAGGACGCTCATTAATATTGGTTTTCTTCATCTTTACCTTAATTCCACCTCCATCAAAGTGCTTCTCAATTTCTATCCATCCGTCTTCTAACTCCTTAAAACTGATATTATCGTCCTTACTTTTTCTCCATTCATATGGACCATCTGGATTACAAATCAGTAATAAGTAACTATCCGCACCGTCTCTTCCTCTCTCACCATAAGGTCTACCTGGCCCACCTGGATTTACCCAAATGTCATAAGTACCATACCAGTAATCGTATTCATTTACAAAATATTCGAAATCGAAAATACCCGGATTCGTTCTGTAGTACTCTCCAAAAAATGGGTCTACTGGCACTGCAGGGTTGTTATCCCAGTATGAATATGGAGGTCTGTAATCGTAATCTATCCCAAAAAAAGCTCTTCCAGGATAACCATCTGGTCCAGGAATGTTGGTTGTTACATAAACATCACAACTTGTTAAAAAGCTCAAGCTTAAAACTATTCCGGTAATCATCAGTAGCTTTTTCATAATTCAGTATTTTCACTAGGTACTTTCAAAGTCCGTGCCAAAATTTTATTTAACTGATTATCAAAAAGTTAAAACCTATATTAAATCTCCTCAGCCAATGGGTTGCCCCTCTGATTATAGCACTGCTTATTTCTAGCATTGCCTTTACTTACATTGGAAGTATTGCACGGATATCCGACCAATCGATGCAACCAAACTTTAATGAAGGAGATATAGTTTGGATTAAAAAAATTGGTTTCAACCAGCAATTTTTAGGATTGAGTATCCCTCCAATCCAAATACCCCTTGGGAGCATAGGTAAGGGTACCCTTAAAAGAGGGAATACGGTAGCCATCTTTCAGCCTGAAAAAAAACTAAAGTCCATCAAAAGATTGGTAGGTATGCCAGGAGACACGCTTAAACTCAAGCGCCGATCTATCCTTGTAAATGGTGAGAAATGGGACTACCCAGTCGTCCAATCACACTATTACAGAATTAGTTTTAAATCCGAAAAGGATAAAAAACGCCTTCTTAGAACCAACAGCAGTGCCTTTCTCGGACCTTTAAAAGATCGCAAGTTCTTCCTCTTTAATTTAGACGATAGCACATACCACGAAATACTCTCAGATAGTGGGATAGCCTTTATCCACCCCTTGTTTTCTGGTCCAAAAGTTAAAAATGAAGCCATATGGCCCTATTGGAAAAGGTACGGTTGGAATGAAAGTATGATGGGTCCATTTTACGTACCACAAAAGGGGGACTCAATTCTGCTAAACGCGCACTCCTTTAATCTTTACAAAGACTTAATCGCCAAATATGAGGGTGTCTTTTTAAATAAATCAGGGTCCGAAATTCGAATAAATGGAGAGATTGCAACCCATTACACATTTAAAAGAGATTACGTTTTTGTCATAGGTGACAATATCCCAATATCCTATGATTCAAGATTTTACGGCCCCTTACCTAAAGACTACATATTTGGTAGGATTAGCTGCCTAATCTTTAGTAATTTCGGCGTCGAATAAGCAATACGAGGTTTGAGCCCATTTGAAAAAGTTATTTTACCCTGTTGTTACTTTCCAAACATCGACTGGATCCTTGCCGCTGCCAATGCAGATGAGGTTTTTATAGAGAAGCACGAAAACTTTTCGAAGCAAACCTATCGCAATAGAATGCGGATTTTATCTGCGAATGGGGTACAAGACCTTATCCTGCCGGTGCTGAATAAAAATAGTAAGGAAGGTATAACTCAAATGCAGGTGAATCACGATGAAAATTGGGCATGGAACCATTGGCACTCGGTGAAATCCGCCTATGGGAAATCACCGTATTTTGAGTATTACGAACACCATTTTGAAGCCTTTTTTAGGAGTGCAGAAAATTGGAATCTCTGGCAAATTAACCTCAATAGTATTCAACTGTCCTTTAACTTACTGAAGTTGGATCTAGATGTAGAATTCACCAAGGAATTTAAGGCTGAATATGGGGTAAATGGTGATTTAAGAAAACAGTTTAAACCCAGCAAACATCCACAGCTATTCCATCAAGAAAAGTATTTACAGGTTTTTGCAGACCGTTTTGATTTTAAGCCTAACCTGTCGGTTTTAGATCTTCTATTTAACTTGGGACCGCAAAGCCTAGCATATATTTTAAAACAAGAATTAAACCCATACCATTAATGGCAAAACAAGATTTAAGTTTTAACAAAAACGAGGATAAGATTAAGCTGCTCATCAGTGAGATGGAGCATAAGCTAAAGAAGATACACCTTGGAGGAGGTAAAAAGAAAATTGAAAAACAGCATGCCCAAGGTAAATTAACAGCTCGCGAGCGTATTGACTTTTTACTAGATCCAGATACCGAAAGAATAGAGATTGGAGCTTTTGTTGGAGAGGGCATGTACGAAGAATACGGAGGATGCCCTAGCGGAGGAGTTGTTGTTGTAATGGGATATGTAAAAGGCCGTCAATGTATTGTTGTTGCCAATGATGCCACTGTAAAAGCTGGAGCTTGGTTCCCAATTACCGCTAAAAAGAATTTAAGAGCGCAAGAAATTGCCATGGAAAACAGACTACCTATCATCTACTTGGTAGATAGCGCTGGTGTATTCCTCCCAATGCAGGATGAGATATTTCCCGATAAGGAACATTTCGGTAGAATTTTTAGAAACAACGCCAGAATGTCTGCCATGGGAATTCCTCAAATTTCTGCGGTTATGGGATCTTGTGTTGCTGGAGGTGCCTACTTACCAATAATGAGCGACGAATCGCTTATCGTGAATAAAACGGGAACTATTTTCCTTGCTGGCTCCTATCTTGTTAAAGCTGCGATTGGAGAGGATATTGACAACGAAACTCTAGGTGGCGCTACAACACATAACGAGATTAGTGGGGTTTGCGACTATAAATCTGAGGACGACAAAGATTGCCTTAAAACCATCAGAAACTTGATGGATAAGTTAGGCGATACAGAAAAAGCTGGATTTAACAGGGAAAAGCCCGCTGCGCCTAAATCCAATCCAGAAGAAATTCTCGGCCTATACCCTTCCGCGGTTCCAAAGCCTTTCGACGTAAGGGAAATCATTAAGCGCCTGGTAGATAATAGTGAATTCACGGAGTACAAGAAAGACTATGGAAAAACCATCCTAACCTGCTATGCACGTATAGATGGATGGAGCGTGGGTATTGTTGCCAATCAAAGAGAAGTGGTAAAAAATGGTCGCGGGGAAATGCAATTCGGAGGAGTAATCTACTCAGAATCAGCAGATAAAGCAGCCCGATTCATAATGAACTGCAACCAGAAGAAAATTCCACTTGTTTTCCTTCAAGATGTTACTGGATTTATGGTAGGCTCCAGATCTGAGCACAATGGAATAATTAAGGACGGAGCTAAATTGGTTAACGCCATGGCAAATTCCGTAGTTCCAAAATTCACCATCGTGATGGGATACTCATACGGGGCAGGTAATTACGCTATGTGTGGAAAGGCATACGACCCAAGACTTATTGTTGGCTGGCCGACAGCAGAAATTGCAGTTATGGGAGGTACACAGGCAGCAAAGGTTCTTACTCAAATTCAAACTGCTGCGCTTAAATCCAAGGGGGAAGAAATTGACAAGAAAAAAGAGGAAGAGTTATTTAAGAAGATAAAAGATCGCTACGATAACCAAACCACTCCATATTACGCTGCATCAAGACTTTGGATAGATGCAGTTATCAATCCACTAGACACCAGAAAATGGGTAAGTATGGGTATTGAGGCCGCAAACCATGCACCCATTGAAAAGCCTTACAACGTTGGAGTTATTCAAACCTGATGTTAAAACCCTAAAACAAAAAAGGGCGGCCTATTTCTAGACCGCCCTTTTTGTTTATTGAAAGATTCTTACTTCTTCGCTTTCGCTTTTGCGATAAGCTTTTCGTTTAAAGCAACATAATCGCTATTGTTTGCTTCTCTTGCAGCTTCCATAGAAATTGTTGCAGTTTCAATTGCTCCTTTGTAATCCTTAAGATCCAGTTGGATTTTAGCTTTTAAGTGAGAAATCCAGAATCCTTTATTGATTTTAAGTGCCTCATCAACCCATGCCAACGCCTGACTTAAATTTTTACCTGTTTCGTGGTAATAAGAAGCGGCATTATAATATGGTCTGTAATTTGGTTTTGGATTCATGAACGCCTGGATTTGCTTTTCCATTTGCTCATCTGTATTTACCTTTAATGGTACAGATACTTGAGTATTTGCCCATTTAAGAACTAAATCAGCTCCATCAACCTTTAAGTTTTCGATGGCAATTGTAAAAGACTCCACTAATTCTTTGGTTGCTCCAGCACCCACATCAACACGTGCAGCATCTTCCTCAATTTTGTACTGAGTTCCACCTGTACCCCAATAAGTTAGATTTTTGTGAAGGATGATGGTCCACTTGTCTTTGTTTGGAATAGTGTAAAGTGCGTATTTCCCTGCAGGAACTTTTTTACCTCCAAACTCAACATCATCGCTGAATTCTATTTTGGTAGAAGCATTGGCTCCTGTTCTCCACATTTCACCAAAAGGAACTAATCCTCCAAAAATTTCACGCCCTCTTACCGATGGTCTTGAATACTCCACCGATACTTTTGAAAGGCCTACTTCTTGCGTAAACTCACATTTGGGGCTTGGTTGTGGTCTATTGATTTCCTGTGCTTCACTAGCAACTAATCCTACAAAAAGCAGACTACAAAGTGTAAAGAACTTTTTCATGGCTTTAGGTTTTTGTTAATATTCGTTTTAAGGTTTTTAATTGGGCCTAAAGAACCCTTTATTTTAGTTATTTTGCAAAGTAGATTACATTATTTATGATTTCTCCCTACCTGAGAATCTTCTTATCACTTTTTGGCATTCTGTTATTCAGCTTGGTTTTCGGACAACCTACCAGTAATAGCCCGGTTTGTGAAAAGGAGCAAATTTTGCTTAAGGCAAACTTAACGGCTAGCTCCTACAGCTGGACTGGACCAAATGGTTTTTCTTCAACCCAAAGAGATCCAAGCTTAACGGCTACCATGGCGGCTAGCGGAGATTATTTTCTATCCGTTGTAATTAATGGTAATACCCAAACCTACTCCACCAACGTTCAGGTAAATCAGGCGCCAGAAGCACCCCAAGTTTCAAATGTAAATGGTTGCGCCGGAGATCCAATTAATATCATTCCAAACAATAATGACCCAGGATTGACTTATACCTGGACACTTCCGGGCGGTTCCACTACTACTGGAGTCCCGCTAAACATCAACACCAATGGCGGTGCAGGAGGTGGAAATTATACTGTTGTTGCTACCAATCCAAACTGTACAAGTGAGGTAGAGTCGTTTTCTGTTTCTGTGTTTAACAAGCCTGGATTGGCTACGGTAAATGGAGAGTTAAATGTTTGCGAAGGGGAACCCCTTAATATTACCGCTGCAAACACGGGAGGAAATACAGTTGTATGGATTTTACCTGATGGCTCTGAGGTTACAGGTATTAATTTATTCTTACCCGGAATGCAAAGTGGTAATGCTGGTACCTATGGCGTTAAATTGAAAAACCCAGGTTGTGAGGGCGCAGTAAATAATTTCACGGTAAACGTCTTGGCTCCACCATCTGGCTTTACAATATCTGGCGATACTACTTACTGTGTTGGCGATAATGTACGGTTTAATTTAAGCTACGGTGGTAGTCTAGCACAAGCCACTTACCAATGGAGTGGTCCAAACGGATTTAACAGCAACCAAAGAAATCCATCCTTTACCGCTCAGTCTGGAAACACAGGAACGTATTCTGTGAGGGTTACGGTAAATCCTAATGCCACCGGCTCGCAAAAATGCCCCTCCGATCCGGTTGATTTTACCATTGAAGTAAATGATTACCCCGCTGCACCGCAGTTGGAAGCAGATCCAGCTGTGCAAAATGGAAGAATATACGCCTGCGAGGATGACCCTGTTACTATCTTTACTAGAAACAAAGGGAATTCAGCTATCAAATGGATACATCCAACTAAAGGAGAATTACTGGATGACACCATTAAATTCCCTAAAATAGCACTTCAAGACACGGGAATATACCAGGTAATTTTAATTAACGGAATCTGTGAAAGTTCTCCTGTAAACTTTACCGTGGGTCTGACAGAAGTTCCCAAAGTTCTTTCATACGAAATGCCAGAGTATATCTGCGACCGAACAGAGCTAACCATTATTCCAGAGGTATTGGCAGATTACGACTTTACTTGGACCTTGAACGGGAATGTTGAATCTACCAAAGATACATTTAACCTTACTGAAGTTAGACATGAAGATCATAGGGGTACATTGCTGGTAGATGCCTCATTCTTCGGGTGTGCAATGGTTACAGATACATTAGATTTTCCGGTACTTAGACAAATTAAGGACATAGGATTTTACACCAACCCCGCAGATACTTTTTGTCTGGGAGACGATGTAGTATTTTTCACAGATGCAGGAGATTCTGCAACATATCGTTGGTCGGGACCTAACAACTTCTTCCACCTGGAATATGGGAATGGAGGGGTTTCGACAAAAATAACTGATGTAACATCACGAGATGCTGGGGTTTATCAGATTATTACTACCAATCCTTGTGGTGCAGATACCACATCACGGTACATTCCCATTTTTCCCGAACCAGAAATTAGAATCTATGGAGATACGGGAATATGCGACCTTGAAACCACTGAAATATTTGTAGAGTTCCTCAATTCCGATAGCATAGACCTAGTATGGAGTACGGGGGATATCGGTAAATCTGCGATCATTTCTGAACCGCAGGTAGTTACAATTTTAGCAGAGAACGAGTTTACATGTACAAAAACCTTTGAGCAAAAAATTCATTTAGAATGTTTGCCAGAAGTTTATGTTCCAACCGCATTCACGCCTAACGAAGACCAGATCAACGATGTGCTAGAAGTTAAACATCACAACATTGAAACCCTGCAATTGTGGTTGTACAATAAATATGGTGAAGTGATTTTCAACACCACTCAAAAAAATCCCACCTGGTCTGGAAAGGGTCACCCCAATGGTCTCTATTATTTCCGAATAGAATACACCGGCAAGAAAGATGGTCGTGTTTTCTTAGGAGAACAAAATGGAACAGTTCAGTTAATTCGCTAGCTAATTGTTGTTAAGGTAAAATCTAATTTTGTCGAAAGCTGTTTTTCGAACAAATTTTAGTATTTCATTTGCAATTTATTTTCAACAATGGAAAAAGCAACTTTTGGTGGAGGATGTTTTTGGTGTACCGAAGCCATTTTTAAAGATTTAGAAGGGGTTTTGTACGTAGAACCTGGTTATGCTGGTGGAACTATAAAAAACCCAGGGTACAAAGAAGTTTGTACTGGCAGAACTGGACATGCCGAGGTAATTCGGATTCATTTTGACGCCGCGGTTGTGAGTTACGCTAAATTGCTGGAAGTATTTTTCCGAACTCATGACCCAACTACACTAAATCGTCAGGGAAATGATGTGGGAACACAGTATAGATCTGCTGTTTTCTATCACAATGATTTTCAGAAAAATTGTGCGGAAACAATAATTGAACGACTTACTGCTGAGGGAGCTTACCCCAACCCTATTGTTACCGAGATTACGGAAGTAAACAATTATTACCCAGCAGAAGACTACCACAAAAATTACTTCGAGCGAAATCAAGACCAACCTTACTGCGCTATGGTAGTAAAGCCTAAGGTGGAAAAGTTCAAGAAAGTTTTTTCAGAAGTATTAAAGGAAGGCGTATAACTGGTTGATTTGGAAAAAGAGGAAGCCGGTACCTCTTCGAACAAACCCAAATCCACCATTCGCTACTCGCAAACAATTTTAAGAGGCCCGGCTTCCATGCCCAACTTAACTAAAAAAGCTAAGCCCGTTTCGTGGGCAATCCTCATCACACAAATAATAACTGAGAGTTAGTGATTTTGTTACACTAACTCTGTTATTATTCTTTAATTGCTTACAAATAAGGTAATTAACTAATTCTCAATGCCTTATTAAGCGTTGAATCCTAGTAAATCATCGATAGTTTGCGTGGAAACTGCGTGATAACTTCCTCTTGCCTCTTTATAGATATCTAGTGCAATATTTTTCTTATTGGATGCTATTAGGGCCTTGTAAATTGGAACAAGGAATTTTCTTCTTCCAACTCGGTACAAAAATTTCTGCGTGCTTGGAAGCACTTCATCGTATCCAGCCATTAAACTTTTTTCAAGCCAAGCGCATAAAATCTCAGCATTTCCACTGTTGGTTAACCCATAACTATCATCTAATTCTTTCAATCTTTCAACTGCAGTATTACCAGGTATTTTCTCAATAAACCTCAACCATTCGTGTGTGGTCCATTCTTTCGCTACCTCAGGCGACAATGCCATACCTGCATTCCAATTGCTTGCCACAATATCTACCTTATTAAATCGCTCAGAATTAATTTTTGGGATATTTGATGGGACCCCTGGTTTGTATATCCACTCATCGATTCTAAGCTCGGTATAAGGACCGTCGCCAAGTTGTTGCCTTAAGAGGGATACAAAACTTTCGGTATCCATCACCTTAAATTTGTATTGGGCAAAATAGGAGCGAAGAAAATTATCCAAGTTCTCTCTACCCCAATTCACCTCGAGCAACTTTAAAAGGAAAAAACCTTTTTCATAAGCTATACTAGTCATCCCATCATCTGGATTTCTTCCAGCTAAATCCAACTTCAGCTTAGTATCATCTGGTGAATCTTTGAGATTTTCTAATTCTTCCATCAAATCAGAGTACCCAAGGTTGGCGAGCATGTTTGCATACTCCTTCCCTTTAACCTCCTCCATAATTCTGTTTTCGAAATAAACCGTAAAGCCTTCATTAAGCCAGAAATCATCCCACGTGCGGTTTGTAACTAGGTTACCGGACCAAGAGTGAGCCAATTCGTGCGCAACAAGGCTAACCAAGGATTTATCACCAGAAATAATTGTTGGGGTTGCAAAGGTCAATCTCGGATTTTCCATTCCTCCGAAAGGAAATGAAGGTGGAAGCACTAGAATATCATATTTCCCCCATACATAAGTACCATATAGCTTTTCTGCAGCGGCCATCATTTCGTTTAGTTCACTAAACTCATTAGCTGCTTCATTTATCAAACCAGGCTCCGCATATACCCCAGTTTTAGGACCAATAGCCCTGTACTCGATATCGCCAACCGCAATTGCCATTAAATAAGATGGTATAGGTTGCTCCATTCTAAATCGGTACACGCCGTTAAAAGACTTCTCCACTGGGTTTTCTGCACTCATTAAAGCCATCATCCCAGTGGGAACGGTAACCTTTGCATCATATGTAAACCGAATTCCTGGGCTATCCTGACATGGGATCCATGTTCTTGCCAATATTGCCTGAGATTGCGAAAACATAAAAGGATCTACCTTTCCATAGGTCTGTTGAGGAACTGCCCAAAACAAGGCTTTGGCAGAACTTACCGTTCTATATTGAATCTTGACTTCAACCTTGTATTTATGCTTCTTTGGAAGATCAACTACCAGACCTGTACCCAAATGATCCTTTTGCTGGACTATATTCCACTCGGTTTGCTTCCCGTCGACCCAAACGTTGTTT
This DNA window, taken from Luteibaculum oceani, encodes the following:
- a CDS encoding ParB/RepB/Spo0J family partition protein, translating into MAKKQALGRGLGALLKNEETDITSKYSKQKDPSTVGSVALISLSSIETNPFQPRTTFEEEALKELADSIKQLGVIQPITVRKLGYDKFQLISGERRFRASKMAGLEEIPAYVRIANDQSMLEMAIVENVQRQDLDAIEVALSYQRLIDECKLTQEELGERVGKNRTTVTNYLRLLKLPEEVQAAIMLRKISMGHARALLGTTDKELQVAILEEILSEGLSVRAVEELVRNQNIAEKEGKKVSPSSKKSKGEQREPTEIEQSVAQTFTEKFGFTSSLKCGPKGKGKLEINYKNPEQLKKLLELLS
- a CDS encoding DUF5683 domain-containing protein, which gives rise to MLRYFFLSVLIISSHFAFSQRIENAKGVEKRNEVFAKEKSPHTASILSAAFPGAGHLYIGQWYKSAIIWAGIGGGIYAINFNSKLHKEHKQAYIARLDDDPNTNATGVYATADINSLKENMDFYRKNRDLSIILTSFGYVLNIIWATVDTHLLYFDISDDISLNIRPSLNYFDKPNTGITLALTLK
- the dapB gene encoding 4-hydroxy-tetrahydrodipicolinate reductase, coding for MSNPSYKIALIGYGKMGKTIEQLAISMGHNIVAKFDSNNPLTEEKLLASSADFAIEFTRPEAAAENISICAKAQVPVAVGTTGWLNKLPEVKATLEANSSKMLYASNFSIGVNILFEINRKLASIMSSFPEYGVEIEEVHHTQKLDAPSGTAISLAEGILDNIPDLNGWSLHENLKEDADDIPIKAIRQDDVKGIHHVTYTSSIDKIEISHEAFNRNGFAQGSILAGIFLCKQKEAGVYTIKDFFKSL
- a CDS encoding S26 family signal peptidase produces the protein MSAYIVLALIFITQLIALPYFFAKAGRKAWEGAIPFYNWLIWTKVIQKPWYWALIMLFPGVNILMLAVLNVELANAFNQRKIQDHLLAIFLPFIYLPYLAFSVKPEYVGPIDWKNKKKGIAREWGHAIVFAVIAASLIRGYAIEAYTIPTGSMEKSLLIGDYLFVSKLSYGPRIPETPLSIPFTHHTIPGTDGMKSFTDWLSFPYFRLPGLGKVERFDPVVFNFAPGDTVIVDMQQQDLGQNSRDMAVRLNRASRPVTDQQVKAAKQYLLNNKDWVVRPNDKKENYIKRCIGMPGDTLKIVDAQVFIDGKAIENPENYQQAYNVLSSTPLNRSVLKRRFNINSNDVFEGMNGREYNVPLNPRDADKLKEIPGVIAVEQEISEKRSTPPANMPIFPNDPGFNWTEDNFGPLYIPKKGATINLNLGLLPLYETVIRKYEGNDLKVKKGKIYINGEQTSKYTFKMDYYFMMGDNRHRSADSRYWGFVPENHVVGKAVFIWFSTDPETGIRWDRIFSFAN
- the lepB gene encoding signal peptidase I; translated protein: MLNLLSQWVAPLIIALLISSIAFTYIGSIARISDQSMQPNFNEGDIVWIKKIGFNQQFLGLSIPPIQIPLGSIGKGTLKRGNTVAIFQPEKKLKSIKRLVGMPGDTLKLKRRSILVNGEKWDYPVVQSHYYRISFKSEKDKKRLLRTNSSAFLGPLKDRKFFLFNLDDSTYHEILSDSGIAFIHPLFSGPKVKNEAIWPYWKRYGWNESMMGPFYVPQKGDSILLNAHSFNLYKDLIAKYEGVFLNKSGSEIRINGEIATHYTFKRDYVFVIGDNIPISYDSRFYGPLPKDYIFGRISCLIFSNFGVE
- a CDS encoding WbqC family protein — protein: MSPFEKVILPCCYFPNIDWILAAANADEVFIEKHENFSKQTYRNRMRILSANGVQDLILPVLNKNSKEGITQMQVNHDENWAWNHWHSVKSAYGKSPYFEYYEHHFEAFFRSAENWNLWQINLNSIQLSFNLLKLDLDVEFTKEFKAEYGVNGDLRKQFKPSKHPQLFHQEKYLQVFADRFDFKPNLSVLDLLFNLGPQSLAYILKQELNPYH